In Symmachiella dynata, the following are encoded in one genomic region:
- the rplM gene encoding 50S ribosomal protein L13, translating to MAKNIDVQQDWHVVDADNQVVGRLASKLATILMGKHKPTYTPHVDCGDYIVVVNAEKIRFSGQSIAHETHPYFTDKMLNKEYDRYSGYPGGRRVTTAAKLLETKPEFILREAVRRMLPKSKLGRGMLDKLKLYVGESHPHQAQNPQPLDL from the coding sequence ATGGCAAAAAATATCGACGTGCAGCAAGATTGGCACGTCGTTGATGCGGACAATCAAGTCGTTGGACGATTGGCGTCTAAATTGGCAACGATTTTGATGGGCAAACACAAGCCGACGTACACTCCGCACGTTGATTGCGGTGATTATATTGTGGTTGTGAACGCCGAAAAGATCCGCTTCTCGGGGCAATCCATCGCACACGAAACCCATCCGTATTTCACGGATAAAATGCTGAATAAAGAGTACGACCGCTATTCCGGTTATCCCGGTGGTCGCCGCGTGACAACGGCAGCCAAGTTGCTGGAAACCAAGCCGGAGTTTATTCTCCGCGAAGCGGTCCGCCGCATGCTGCCCAAGTCAAAATTGGGTCGGGGTATGCTGGACAAACTCAAATTGTATGTGGGAGAAAGTCACCCGCATCAAGCCCAGAACCCACAGCCGTTGGACCTGTAG
- the rpsI gene encoding 30S ribosomal protein S9, translated as MADEVNETPEMTPQPTEGLVPQPTEEMAPQPSGGLPTPPAEEPAADTESLAAGLNLGGEAEEAGEESEAIAAPVVIRGHLDKFGVAWGTGRRKSSVARVRVREGNGNVTINGRPLDEYFHVERDRHTVGAPLEATSMTDSVDVIVNVKGGGTTGQAGAIMLGVARALQVMNPELHETLSAGHYLTRDSRMVERKKYGLKKARKSFQFSKR; from the coding sequence ATGGCAGACGAAGTCAACGAAACTCCGGAAATGACTCCGCAACCGACTGAGGGACTGGTTCCCCAGCCGACCGAGGAAATGGCTCCCCAGCCCAGCGGCGGTTTGCCGACCCCACCCGCTGAAGAACCGGCGGCGGATACCGAATCCTTGGCCGCCGGGTTGAACTTGGGTGGCGAAGCGGAAGAAGCGGGTGAAGAATCCGAAGCCATTGCGGCACCTGTCGTGATTCGCGGACACCTCGACAAATTCGGTGTCGCCTGGGGAACAGGTCGCCGGAAGTCATCGGTCGCCCGCGTCCGGGTCCGTGAAGGCAACGGAAACGTGACCATTAACGGCCGTCCGCTGGATGAGTATTTCCATGTCGAACGTGATCGTCACACGGTGGGCGCTCCTCTCGAAGCAACGAGCATGACCGATTCCGTCGATGTGATCGTCAACGTCAAAGGGGGCGGGACGACCGGTCAAGCCGGAGCCATCATGCTGGGCGTGGCGCGTGCACTGCAGGTGATGAATCCTGAACTCCACGAGACATTGAGTGCTGGTCACTACCTGACACGTGATAGCCGGATGGTCGAACGTAAAAAGTATGGACTAAAAAAGGCACGCAAGAGCTTCCAGTTCTCCAAACGTTGA